The DNA sequence TAGCAaccaattaaatattttgtgattctaAGCAAATCGGAGAATTTGAATAAAGCATGAATGAACAGTAGAATTCAGTGCATCAAAGTTAGACAGCCAAAAGAGGATTGTTACACAACTTTTGAGGATAACCTAGCCTCCGAGCCCGACCTGTGACGAACTATTGTAGGGTATTTGCTGAAACCTCTGAATTCACGATCATCTGCTCTTGCAATAGCGAGGCGGACGTTCAACTATTAAATGCAAAATTATGGATTTCTTCTCCAATTGAAAAAACTAGGTCACCAGATTACGGGTCAAATCCTTCTATGCAAACTTAAGATCTTTTTTCCtccaatggaaaataaaaaatgccccaaagccCCCAGAAAAATACATATCCCCTCATTTGCTCTAGATGCCCTTTCTGCTAAATTTCTCCGTTTAAAGAAAATGCAACTGGTGCCAAATTGTAACAATGAACACGCCTTTCATGTTTCGTGATCCTATCGTTCGTGATTCACAATACGACAACATTATGGTGCTTTTTAACGAACCAAAATGATGATAGTATGGTGTCCCAAGTTCGTTAGTACTTCTGAGAGCACAGCATATTTCCCAGGCACCCATGAAAAGAGTTAGCTACAGTACCAAGGTTTGTAGAATACACTTGGTAAACAAGCTACCTTCAGAATCAGTAAAATCCCTATCAATAATAGACCGGAATGGTGGGTTAGGAACCCTACTTCAATGGAAAGGGGGAATCACCCTTTCGCAGCCGCTCCTCTACAACTACCTTTCGCCCAACATGATCACGAACGACGACAGAGAATTGCGTATTTAGGAGGAGGAAACAAACCAACCCACTTGTCCCGATCAGAACGATTTGAAGAAAGAGAATGTTGGCCGCTCCATGGATAAGAAATCCAATGCTGCCACCATCCACAAGTCTGTAAGGGGGTCCCCCTCCACTCAATAGCCCCACTACCTTTTTTATGCGAGAGTCAATGTGCCCTCCCATTCCTTCCAAATCTATAAGGATCGAAGAGTTGAGCAACCACCATGGCTTGTTTCTAAATATCCTTTCCCAGAGAGATATTCTGTTGATTCTAATGTACAAACATGTAAGTATCTTATGTCCAAATACTCAAGGCTTTTTAAAAGAACAGATGCAGAAGTGTCAGAAAGGGAGAATGTCTGACACCTAATTTATAGAATGCATGCCAAGGACTGAAAGCACCAGTCCAACATCCTCTATGGCATATGTTTCTCAGCAGATCGCATTCATTACGAGATGACCAATGCACTTCAGCATTGATGTGTCAACAACATCACCAACGTCTATTTTTAATACAAATTGGAAAGATCAGCAGTGAAAGGCAgctgataaaagaaaaaggaaaaatcctgTTTGGGTCTATTTGTATCCTAAACGTCGAATCATTGCAAAACGTGCTAAGTACATCTCAAGCAATGCGCTATAGGCTTAGTTAACTAAAAAACCCTACACTTTAAGGGTTTCTTCAATTTTCATCCAAACTTCAAATCTACCAATTCTACTGCCCGACTTTTTGATCGTAAATCACAATGAGGCTGCGTTAGGTTCGGCTTTTGGGGAAATACTAAAACTCTAGGTTAAGGGGGtttttcgaaatgcaaatagtgtttggtaaagcgTAATTGAAAAGTGCAGTGCCTTGGGAATCGATTTTGGCTTAGATGCtgtttagaaaaaattagacttGTAAAGGACTTTAGGTGTAGATCTTTTAAATTAATTGATAAATAAAACGATAATCTACTTGCGAGCACCGGCAAGCCAAATCTGACACCGGCAGCTGTTGTTTGAGGTCGCATGACCTCAGCCGACTCCTGGTAACCCAAGCAGAGGCTCATTGGCGGTTAAATCTGGGCTCACTGGTGACGTTGCACGAGATGAAAATAGTGCAGGTAAAACTGGAATTTCTAAAGTTTAGCGAGGGCaaagttggaaggaaaaaaatacatTATCATCCGGAAATGCTAAAGCCAAAAGTTGGGTAGGACTTGTATTGGGCTAAGGGACTTCACAGGACTTTGGAAATGCAATGCATCTCCCCAAAGCTAAATCGCCAAACACCCTGACATTTTCCCTAGGGCTTTAAGAGgggaaagtggttcccacacgCAGCCTGAGTTATTGATTAATGCAACCCTTAATTGCTGATGTCATGGCCAACAAGGCGCCATCCTGACTCTAATGTGACACAAACTTTCAGAAAACTAAATATAATGTAATGAgcatataaaaaagaagatataaCAGTAACTTGAAATAAAGAGCTAAAACAGGAACTGAAGAACCCCAAACACACCCATTGTTTGGAAGACAGAGCGAAAGCAAAATAATGCAAGTGATACCAACTCCATCTGAATAGTTTTCACTGCCTGTCTTTATCAACTACCAAAATCAGTGAAGATCTATTCAAGTATCCCAGGTGCAAGCGAACTGCTTCAGGCATATGGCATCTAGTGAACATGGCTGCATGTGCACTAGAGATGGAATAAAATTGACATGGACATCAAAttcgtggtaaaattggaaGTCTTTAGAGTTTGAGGTATCAAAGTGTCCAATTCGAAGTATTCGTTGCACATGGGCAGCAGCCCTGACCTGACTAACTAAGTAACCAGACTTAATCCCCGAAGGGCAGGCACCTAGGGTAGATAGAAAAAACTAGTAAAAGGTTTGTGAAAGCAAGAATAAATGCAAGTGACACAAGCTGTAGCTTGATAGTTTTCAATGCCTATGTAGTCACGAACTACCAAAACCTACGAACATCTACTCATATGTCCCAGATCCGACTGAACCAATTCAGGCATATGGCACCtagtaaaacaagtttgtgtcCCAGAAATGCAGTGAAATTGCAACAGACACCGTaattcatggtaaaattggaagtTCTAGAGGTAAAATTGAGAAACCGGTCGAAGGACAATGCTTTTGAGCCAACTAAGCCTTCTTAATATGGGagtaaaaaaatacttaaaaaaggCATTCGCATCAAAAGCTTGAGTCGTGTTCGAGGGCCCTATGACAGTTCAGTTGGTTATGGCTTCAAGGATAAGTCCTTAAGAGGTTACAAGTCTTTCGAACAAGAAACAACATTTGTTTGCCCAGTCAATGGGAGGTCTCTATAAGCACAAAAAAAGTACTTCCATTTGTCTCCAGCAACTTGCTATTTTCCTCTCCAACAAGAAAGTAAGCAACATGGAATACAGGTTTTCAGGGTAGATATCCCTAAGTGAAGAGGATCCTAGAATGCGCCGCAAGAAAGACTGATAAAAGCTCACTTCATCGAGATTCACAACCAAGTCGTGCATTCAACCTTAATGactctcaatcaagcaacaatgTGAACGGTAGTTAAGGATATACAAAAGCAATAAGGCAAAAGTTCTGAAAATGAAGACTATAAAGCATGAGGAGAGCATGTTAACACATAGAAACATACTGTGTGTACAGGAGACCAGCGTTCGCTTGCCAGCTCGTATCCGTTTGGATCATCACCAGGTGGATGGAGAATCGAAATGCAAACTTTTCCATCAGGATAAACTAAAGATACAGATTCCAATGTTTAGGCAGTTAGAATAGCTAATGAAAGAGAAACTAAAAGCAGTAATGCCACAGTCTCGATGGTAGAAGATGGCTCTCACCATTTGGATGCCACACCTCTGATGTAAACCTCACTGTTGGGGGACTGACAGGATAGTTAGGTGGAAAGCTCATTATTGCACTAAAGAAACCTCCTTCACTGCCAAAACAATTGTGCATGAATAATAGCAAAATGTCAAGTTTTCAATTTCAGTACATAATACAGTCCAGACAGTAAAGATGCTAGATAAATGTGCCAATGCCCAACATCAGCTAAGGAAGTGAGAAGACAGAAGATAACAGGCTCACTAAACAGTTTAAAGAGTAAAAGATATAAAAGTAGGTCTCCTATCTCACATTAATATAGAGCTACCAAATTGACGACAACATCAACTACATCAGTTGTCTCGTTTCTAAAAGCCACACATCAATCTCAAGCCATATGTTGGTGTTTTGGACACTTGAAACGATAATGTCAAACATGAATTTGAAGACTAAAACCAAAACAGAATAGACAATTAGAGGTATTTTATTCACATAAAAAGTCGCAAGAACTGGCCCCTGTTCATATGGACTTAATCTGCATGAAAATCTCATGCTCATACCAAAGTATAAACAGACAAGCAGAGGTCCTCAAAGAACAACATAGCTAGGATTAAAAGGGATATACTAACAGGACATGACGAATGACATCACCTATGAGGCCTCTGTGAATTGCCCCTTCTCAGAAAGCTCTAACtgcaattataataataatctcAAACTCTCCTAAGATACGAATCCCGAATTGTCACGAGTATCCACCAcattcccaacaaaaaaaatcactgaCCCAAATATATGAGATTGTTGAAACTCAGCAGCACCTTTTGTGGTAAAAATCATATATCTAGTCAAAGTAATGGCCCATCAAAGTTAAGAAAAGTATGCAAGAAAATTCATCTAACCCCATCACCACATGCAGTCGAAGCAATATATCAAGTAATATCCATCAATTAAACCATTACCCAAGCATGCGATATCCAAGTCATACACTTCTTTTCCATGGTTTAATGCAACGCCCACCCCCAAGTTTTGTCCTTCGAACAACTAGAGAACATACATCTCCTCGGCCAGCGGCCAAATTTTGATTTCAAGAACACACATAGAGAAGTCGGACGCGAAGCATCATAACAATCAAGACGAATTCCAGCTCCAAGTAAACAGATTCCCAATTGAAACACCATCTCTCTTCTGTCACTAAACCAAATTATCCAATCTTTTGAGACCAATACGAAACACAAACACCACGAAAAATAAGCACCTTTTCCAGAACAAAACCAACCACTCACGCCgccacataaaataaaaagatcaatACATGAAAGAAAAAGGTTCATCGGCTGCacgaaaaagaacaaaacttcGAGCTCGACAAACAACGAAGCGATTCCACTCACTATAGGGTATCGGGAGGGCCAATTATGGAGACGCTCCACTCGAACACGTTGGTCTCGTCCACCAAACCCGCGGAGAACCCATCCACCGGGTTCCTGCAAAGATCTGCAGCGATCACGAGCAACGCACGCGATCACCGACTGCGACAAaggaaaaaccctaaagaaagACGGAAATCAGGAGGGGTTAGGAATCGGACCTCGGAGCTGCTTCTGGAGAAGAAGACTGGCTTGATTCGAAGCCATCACCCGCCGATTACTGAGGGAGGGAAGCAAAATCGGAGGGAGTCTTCGTCTAGTGAGAGAGACGGAGTCGATTTTGGAGACGAGACCTAAATAGCTTATGGGGAAGattcgaaaagagaaaaaaaaatatataagggCAAAaacatagaagaaaaaaaaaataattttttaataatttgagtGCCGAAGGATCATGGGGGTAAAAAGGCAAACAAGCTGAGGGCATCCTAACCAGGGACACGTACCCGtcaaatcgattaaagatacAGTGCGATGCACAGGTGGACGACGCAGGAATCAAAATTATGATTCATCCCGGCCACAAGACGCTATTATATAATTCCTATCCGACGGTAGTTATTCGGAGATGACGTAAAATCTACTTGCTCTACCGTTATCTCCTAagttaagagaaaatatttttttttactttcatcctaGGAAATGCCTCCGAACTTAACATCTCGTAGTTCGGACGAAAGAGTTTAAGGACTTTCTTGGAATACAAAAGGATCCCATCAACGtatctaatttaattttcgttccattattctttttttgttttgccggTGGCTGATTGTCGATTGGCCACTAGCCACTGGCGATGGCCGGCAAAGGCTGACAAGGTTGCTTTAGCCTGGGCGAGGGTAAGGGTTGATATCGCCAGCTCTCGCCCTTGCCGACCTTCGgtgaaaagaaggaaatgtagaaagaaaaaaactattaaaaaattaatcataTCACTCGTGTTACGTAGAACGGCCGACGTTCAATTcaacaattttcgatcaaactACATGGGTAGATCGCCAAAAGATTTTTTGagactaaattagccaaatcGAGAGTCTTGGAAATGAACTGCAGCAAATATCCCCCAGATCAATGGCCGAGATGAATTGAAGCGACGACATGAGGCATCAAATCTTCCCTGGGAATGCGGGGCATAATAATGCTCGGACGGCATTATGTGAGCAGAAACACAGTAACGACGTCCGAAAGTAAGAGCTGTTTGCACTAGTGATGGACATCCGTGATTATGTCCAAAGGCGAATAGGCTGGCTTTTACATTGTGGAAGGCTTGAAGCCATGGGCAAGGATTGAGTTGCAGAGGCAGCAAGTGAGGGACTTACCCCCGACCCAACTGCGAACAGATCGACGGCCTTCTCCGTCGACAAGGAACATAAGAAATCGAGTGTCGATTGGAGCGTGGCGAGGGGATGCCCACTTTCATGGCTGTGCTTTCGGGTGAATTCTCGACCCTTTTGCTTAGGATCGAGTTCCGGAGACAAGAGCATGTTGTACCGACGTCGTTCGCGGACTCTTTGCTGCTCATGGGGCATCGACCCATGCCCTGCGCCAACCTATGGGCGTAGGCCTAGAGATGACGGTGGCCGGAACAAGAGTCGCGGCCTCATGATGCGCTGTCGGTACTCAAGCGTGGACCGAGCGAAGAACATGTCGTGCTTTTGAAGGAACTCTTGCCTCGTCGGTTAGTGGGATCATGCGATTGAGCTCATGGTTGGAGCCAAACCACTTGCTCAAGTGCCTTACAGGATGACCCCCTCCGGACCTAGCTGAGTTTATGCTCAGTTTGCTTTGCAGAAAAacgaatgttttgaaaaatatttttgaaaaaatgaccgTTTgaatcgcttaaaataattagtcaataaaaaatattttcattatcgatagcAATTTATGTCTTAAAATTTCCCGAAcgataaaaatactttttgttcatccatttttataagagatacgggcgatcattttttgaaaaatatttttcaaatcattcatctttcgcgaaataaacggaatcTAAAGAAGCAGCGATTAAATACATTGCCGGAGGCAGGTTTCATCCATCCATCGAAAGCCTCTTATGGTGGCCCCAAGTCTTGTTCCGGAAGAAGACTAAGTTTAGGTGTTCAGTACGGGGATTGTGACAAAATTGAATTGGAGAACTAAGTTGGTTCGATTTAAAGAGTTCCATAACCAAATTGAATTTAAGCGGAgttttgaggactaaattgaatattgacAACTAATACAAGGACTATTCTTGACATTAGAGTGCAAGTTAGAATGCGGAGTGTGGTCATGTTGATATGATTCGATGCTCGAACTCAATCAGACTGGACTGAGTGATGAAGATTCCACGTTAATCTCATTAAACTCACGAGTTTTATTTCTTAAGCTTGGAGCAAGATTCACTATTCCGACTTTTCCCATAAACTCCAGCTCTAGTTTAAGCATTTATCTTAAAAGAAAtgtcatatttaattttttttatggtatgtATATGTATAACTATAAGCTCAACTTCGTTTAAAAGTGGGATCAATTTGAACTTAATTTCTTTATACCGGAGACATTTCGGCGAAGAATTGAAATGAGGTGGAAATGGAACGGTGAAAGGAATGCATGGAAAGAGGAATAGACAGATGCATAGTCACAAGTTGCACGAACACTCTTCAAGGGCCTTCGTGTCATGTTATATTGACACGCATTCGATACTCTCCGACATATATTGGACACCAAACACCGACACACGTCCTACACTCTTTGACACACGATCGACACATGGTCAGCGCTCCGGACATGCCAACGATACGCGAGTTTAGCATTCTTACATGCAAgaggtcaattttaaatattttcaataaattaggggtcgaaatttaaatttttttaaaaaaatatatatactcgaATCatactagtaaaaaaaaataatcatgaatTATCTAACATGAGTGAAAAAAACTCACAgctgatatttttatacatacataataatttattatgtatatataaaaacttatatttaatatacaatataTCAAAATTCTCTACTTTGTGAGAAATAACGTATCAACATACCGTATCACGTGTCAGTGCTATGTAGGTCATGGGTCCATGGTCAAAGACCGCACATCGGTATCTTTATGTAAACTGAAGTTTGTCAAACTCCACCAAAATTAGATCATTACATTGAATATGCTtcagaccaaaaaataaaaaagttgaataTGCTTAATTTAATAccgtttaaaaaaagaagaagaagaggaggaggaggaggagttttGACTTACTGCAACTGGTTATAAAGTCGCATCGACCCTGCAAAAGAGTTTGACAAATTCTTTTATCGTGGATCCAATCGACTTATTAGTTCATCCGATTATTGACTTAATGTTAGTGGGACTCCGACCAAAATGCCAAGACGCCGCAAACACTGCTATGGCTGGGAATGAACAAGCCTGAAGAAATCGGATTTCGTTTCTACGGAAGAAAAAACAACTTCCAAAACAAAgtcttccaaattttcaaaaaataaactaatcatAGATCCCGAACGGCCAACACAgcgaggggaaaaaagaatccACCCCTCTAGGCTGGCGAAAGTTGTCGCGGACCGGAACACAAGCACACGTTAGGAAAGGGCAATGCAATGCAGTTACTTAAAATTCCCAAGCATTGGCTTTTTACTTCAAAACACCAATATGGAGACAGCAAATCTTATGTCCAAGTCACAGGATTAGGCAGCGAATACTGGGATATTAGGATTAGGAACTCAGCTGAGCAAATGTCctaaaaagatgaaaacaacATTACatacccaaaaacaaaaaatcacggAGCCCTTGACACCTAATGAATCCCAATTAGAATATAAGAGAGGCAACCGTTGCACGTGTTGGCCATCACCTCAACAGGTCTTCTTGGCCAATGGCAAAACACCTGGGACATAATGAACCTAGCAGATTCCAAAACTCAATCCAGATTATAGGAAACGAAAACCATATAGAGGGAAATCATGCACAATTGCACAATTTGAGCAACAGACCAGTAGAAGTACCGTACGCAATCATCAGTGCATGTGATGATTGCTCAACATGTAAGTGAACCGCATGAATGCACATACATTGAATGAAGAATTCTACACAAGCATATGAATTGGCTGCAACCAGAAAGTCCTCCCTCCCGGGAAGAAGTCTTACGTTACCAGAGAAAAAACTAAAACAgctccaagaagaagaaaaggaagaaaagtaaGAGGTCATAACATTTCTTGAGACTGTCTCACACAGCGAGCAACTTTCTTCCTGAACTCATTCCGGTTCTCCCTCCATTCCTTCTGCAGTACAAGTTTAGAATGATGTAAAAATAAGTCCTGAATAATTGGCAAGTAGAGCTACCACAAGCCCGCAAACATCACccaaaaatctttaaaaatgcaTTTCTCAATCTACTATATTAGCCTAAAAAATAGAACAATCTAGCAGCAAGCCTTTTGAATATGATGCAGAAAAGCTCCAATCAAAACATAGAGCAGCCTAGCCCCATCCACAAATCACAGAGATTTGGGCCCCACCGCACAAGAAGTTCTACCAACCAGACATGCACAGGTATACATTTCCTTCCTGGTCAAGGGATAAAAAGGCTTCTATCAAACAAAGATAGATCAATGCCTCCAATTATGTGCCCCGCATACAATATTTTCTAACTTCAAGGAGGATATATCCAGCTATTCATACAAAGGCAGAGAAACAGGATTTTACTGCTACTACAACAATCAGATGATATAGCTCCCAAAATGTTCCTCCTACCAACAGCTATAAACACATTTCTCATTATGGCCTCCACCTCCGGCATCCTTGTTCCTACATGCAGGTCATTATCGACCAAACTGGACATAGTTGTCTAAACAGGTTGAATAAGAAAAAGAGGATGTCAAAAAATTACCGCAGCTTCAACATTTGCTGGAGATTCGTCATTGGGACTGGAAAGCATCGATATAATACTTAAAACTATGCTCTCAACCTGCCAAATGGAGAGACATCAGTCATTACATGGAATTATGAAAACACGAACCATGTATAGCAATTGAATGTTTTCTGATCCAAAGCAAGGAGAATGAGGAAAAGGCCATAGTAAAAGCAGTCAAACCATAACTTTGGTGTGTCAAAGCCAATCAGGGAAACAGGAAACAAGGctacaaaaattttgaaagtattACTAGGCCTGAAACATGATGAACATTATAGAAAATTTATCGAAATCTTTCAATTCAGTATCATTAGGTCTTGCAAATGCAACATGAACATTCAATAATTGAGTGTAAAATGATGAAGACTTTCTCCAATCCAATAATCTAGGTCATCAAATTGCTGgtaaaactaaattttttttctcctccacaGGAAAATAGAAGCCCCAAAGTCACCGATACTACAATCACAGTATATACCACCATTTTCCACAAGACATGCTTTCTACTAAGTTTCTACACTCATAGCATGCAACTCATGCAAAAATTGTACCAACTAAATGACTTGACTTTCACATTTCATGTCTCTGTCATCCACAATATGGCAATAGTATGGTGCTTTGCATGGATCAAAACAGTGCCGGCACAGTGTCCGGTGTTCCTCAGTACTTTTTGTTGAGCATATTTACAAAGCACCCAGGATACAGCTTGCTATGGCATCCATTTTTGTAGAATACACTTTGCCATGGGATCCCCGTTTTCAAATCGTAGGCTGACTACCTTTTATTCACATGACCCACTACACTCTCGCATTCCTTCCAAATCTAGGGATCAGAGAGTAGAGCTACCCACATGGTTTGTTTCCAAAAAGGGCCCCCACTCAGACAACTCTATAGCCCTTTCCAGATAGGTATTTCGAATTCC is a window from the Rhodamnia argentea isolate NSW1041297 chromosome 8, ASM2092103v1, whole genome shotgun sequence genome containing:
- the LOC125316193 gene encoding ubiquitin-conjugating enzyme E2 14, translated to MASNQASLLLQKQLRDLCRNPVDGFSAGLVDETNVFEWSVSIIGPPDTLYEGGFFSAIMSFPPNYPVSPPTVRFTSEVWHPNVYPDGKVCISILHPPGDDPNGYELASERWSPVHTVESIVLSIISMLSSPNDESPANVEAAKEWRENRNEFRKKVTRCVRRSQEML